The Bacillus thuringiensis region TGAACAAACACATGACTTATCTATTTCTACAAATGATGCTTTTCGTGCAGTAAGTAAGTATTGGGACCGGATAAATCGTCCTGAACAATTGATGACAGCTATGATTCAAGCCATGCGTGTTTTAACGAACCCGGCAGATACAGGAGCTGTAACAATTTGTTTACCACAAGATGTCCAAGGAGAAGCATGGGATTTTCCAAGTTACTTCTTCCAAAAGCGTGTTCACCGTATTGAACGTCGTCTACCTACAAAAGCCAGCTTAGCGGATGCAGTGGAAATGATTAAGAGAAAGAAAAAGCCAGTTATGATTTGCGGTGGTGGTGTAAGGTACGCAGAAGCGGCAGAAGAGTTAAAACAGTTTGCTGAAACATTCCACATTCCATTTGGAGAAACACAGGCTGGAAAAAGTGCAATTGAAAGTAGTCACCCATATAATCTTGGTGGCATTGGGGTAACTGGAAATATAGCAGCTAATACAATTGCAAAGGAAGCGGATCTTGTAATTGGCATCGGGACGAGGTTTACGGATTTTACAACGGCATCAAAACAATTATTTCAAAATGAGGAAGTTGAGTTTTTAAACATTAACATTTCAGAATTCCATGCGAATAAGCTGGATGCATTAAAGGTTATAGCGGATGCGAAAGAAGCGCTTCTTACTCTAATAGATGAACTGCAAGAAATTGATTATCGATCTAGTTATACAGTAGAAATTGCTGATGCAAAAGAGGCTTGGGAAACAGAATTATCACGTCTACATAATATTCGCTTTACAGGTCAAGATTTCACACCAGAAGTCGAAGGTCATTTCGATGAAAATTTAAATGAGTATGTAGACGCACTTGGTACACAATTAACACAGACCGCAGTCATTGGACAAGTCAATACATTACTTGATGAAGATGCAATCATCGTTGGAGCGGCAGGAAGTCTTCCGGGTGATTTACAAAGAATGTGGACATCAAGAAAACCGAATACTTATCACATGGAGTATGGATACTCTTGCATGGGCTATGAGGTTGCGGGCGCACTTGGTGCAAAGCTAGCTGAACCATCGAAGGAAGTATATGCAATGGTAGGGGATGGTAGTTACCAGATGCTTCATTCTGAGCTTGTCACAAGTCTTCAAGAAAACAAAAAAATTAACGTCTTATTATTTGATAACTCCGGATTTGGCTGCATTAATAACTTACAAATGGGTAATGGAATGGGGAGCTTTGGAACAGAGTTTCGCTATCGAAACCAGGAAACTCGTAAATTAGACGGGGCAATTATGAAAATTGATTTTGCAGCTAGCGCAGCTGGATATGGTGTGAAAACATATCATGTTACATCAATAGAACAATTACAGGAAGCGCTTATAGATGCGGAAAAACAAACAGTTTCCACATTAATTGATATTAAAGTATTACCAAAAACAATGACAAATGGATACGAGTCATGGTGGCATGTAGGTGTTGCAGAAGTATCTAAAAGTCAAAGTGTACAAGCTGCGTATGAGAGTAAAGTAAGTAACTTGCAACAGGCAAGGTCTTATTAGATTAGGACACAAAGAGAGCATTTTATCTACATGCATATTTATAGAATGCTCTCTTTTTAATGAATAGATAAGAGAAGTTGACGAAATTCTATCACAGTTTGTAAAAAGGAGAGACAAGGGGATGTTTAAAGAAAATACAGTTAAGCTTGGGATTGCACCAATTGCTTGGACAAATGATGATATGCCGGAGCTAGGGGCAGAAAATACGTTTGAACAATGTATTAGTGAGATGGCACTAGCTGGATTTAATGGAAGTGAAGTAGGGAATAAATATCCGAGAAATACAGTTGTATTAAAAAAATCTTTGGAATTACGAAACTTGGAGATTGCTAGTGCATGGTTTAGTACGTTTTTAACAACGAAGCCGCTTGAAGAGACGGTAGCAGAATTTATTAAGCATAGGGATTTCTTGCATGACATGGGTGCAAAAGTCATCGTTGTTTCAGAGCAAGGGCATAGTATTCAGGGGCTAATGGATGTACCACTATTTAAAAATAAACCTGTTTTTACAGAAGAAGAATGGGACAAACTTGCGGATGGTTTACATCATCTCGGTAAATTGGCTCAGGAAAAGGGACTCCATATTGTATACCATCATCATATGGGTACGGGTGTTCAAACAACGGCAGAAATTGAAAAGTTAATGGACATGACTGATCCAGAGCTCGTATCTCTGCTTTTTGATACAGGTCATCTTGTTTTTTCAGGAGAAGAGCCACTTTATATTTTGAAAAAATATTTACCTCGTATTAAACACGTACATTTAAAAGATATTCGTCAAGAAGTAGTAGATACTGTAAAGGAAAACGAATTAAGTTTCCTACAGGCAGTGAAGAACGGGGCATTTACAGTACCCGGGGATGGCGTAATTGGATTTGATGAAGTGTTTACTATCCTTGCAAACTCTGATTATCAAGGGTGGTTTGTGGTAGAAGCAGAGCAAGACCCAGCTTTAGCGAATCCTTTTGAATACGCATTAAAAGCCCGAAAATTTATACAAGAAAAAGCAGGTCTGTAATTTCCACATTTCGAGACTATCTTTAAGTTAATGATTGGACAATCAACAGGTCTTCTTACAAAAGGGGTAAAATGACGCGACTGTTGTTTTTACATTTAATAAATAATATTGAAATAGGGGAGTATGTAATGCCATTAGTTCAAATGAAAGATATTTTAATAAAAGCAAATCAAGAGAATTATGGGGTTGGGGCTTTTAGCGTCGCTAATATGGAAATGGTCATGGGAGCTATCAAAGCAGCTGAAGAGTTAAGCTCACCGCTTATTCTACAAATTGCGGAAGTTCGTTTGAATCATTCGCCAATTCATATGATTGGTCCATTGATGGTAGCTGCGGCGAAAAAAGCGACTGTTCCAGTAGCAGTTCACTTTGATCACGGTATGACATTTCAAAAGATTCAAGAGACATTAGAAATTGGTTTTAGTTCGGTTATGTTTGATGGCTCTCACTATCCGTTAGAAGAAAATATACAAAAGACAAAAGAAATTGTAGAACTTGCGAAACAGTACGGTGCGACGGTAGAGGCTGAGATTGGCAGAGTTGGTGGTAGTGAGGACGGATCAGAAGATATTGAGATGTTGCTGACAAATACTACAGAAGCAAAACGATTTGCAGAAGCAACAGAGGTAGATGCGTTAGCTGTTGCAATTGGAAATGCGCATGGTATGTACAATGGCGATCCTAATTTACGATTAGACCGCCTACAAGAGATTAATGAGGTAGTCCATATCCCACTCGTTTTACATGGCGGCTCTGGCATTAGTCCAGAGCATTTCAAGCAATGTATTCAACATGGTGTTCGAAAAATTAATGTAGCAACAGCCACATTTCAGAATGTAATTACTGCGGTTAACACTGCCGTCATGAATACTCCGTATTCAGATTACTTTACGTACCATCAGGATGTTATTAGGGCTGCATACGAAAACGTTAAGAATCATATGCAAATATTCGGAAGTGAAAACAGAGTATAATCAGAAAAGCTTTTTTCATTAATAGTTAGAAGAAACTCGGA contains the following coding sequences:
- a CDS encoding class II fructose-bisphosphate aldolase; amino-acid sequence: MPLVQMKDILIKANQENYGVGAFSVANMEMVMGAIKAAEELSSPLILQIAEVRLNHSPIHMIGPLMVAAAKKATVPVAVHFDHGMTFQKIQETLEIGFSSVMFDGSHYPLEENIQKTKEIVELAKQYGATVEAEIGRVGGSEDGSEDIEMLLTNTTEAKRFAEATEVDALAVAIGNAHGMYNGDPNLRLDRLQEINEVVHIPLVLHGGSGISPEHFKQCIQHGVRKINVATATFQNVITAVNTAVMNTPYSDYFTYHQDVIRAAYENVKNHMQIFGSENRV
- the iolE gene encoding myo-inosose-2 dehydratase, producing the protein MFKENTVKLGIAPIAWTNDDMPELGAENTFEQCISEMALAGFNGSEVGNKYPRNTVVLKKSLELRNLEIASAWFSTFLTTKPLEETVAEFIKHRDFLHDMGAKVIVVSEQGHSIQGLMDVPLFKNKPVFTEEEWDKLADGLHHLGKLAQEKGLHIVYHHHMGTGVQTTAEIEKLMDMTDPELVSLLFDTGHLVFSGEEPLYILKKYLPRIKHVHLKDIRQEVVDTVKENELSFLQAVKNGAFTVPGDGVIGFDEVFTILANSDYQGWFVVEAEQDPALANPFEYALKARKFIQEKAGL
- the iolD gene encoding 3D-(3,5/4)-trihydroxycyclohexane-1,2-dione acylhydrolase (decyclizing), with protein sequence MQTVRMTTAQALVKFLNEQYVEFDGKQQKFIKGIFTIFGHGNVVGLGQALEEDAGELEVYQGRNEQGMANAAMAFAKQKHRKQIMACTSSVGPGSANMITSAATASANNIPVLLLPGDVFATRQPDPVLQQIEQTHDLSISTNDAFRAVSKYWDRINRPEQLMTAMIQAMRVLTNPADTGAVTICLPQDVQGEAWDFPSYFFQKRVHRIERRLPTKASLADAVEMIKRKKKPVMICGGGVRYAEAAEELKQFAETFHIPFGETQAGKSAIESSHPYNLGGIGVTGNIAANTIAKEADLVIGIGTRFTDFTTASKQLFQNEEVEFLNINISEFHANKLDALKVIADAKEALLTLIDELQEIDYRSSYTVEIADAKEAWETELSRLHNIRFTGQDFTPEVEGHFDENLNEYVDALGTQLTQTAVIGQVNTLLDEDAIIVGAAGSLPGDLQRMWTSRKPNTYHMEYGYSCMGYEVAGALGAKLAEPSKEVYAMVGDGSYQMLHSELVTSLQENKKINVLLFDNSGFGCINNLQMGNGMGSFGTEFRYRNQETRKLDGAIMKIDFAASAAGYGVKTYHVTSIEQLQEALIDAEKQTVSTLIDIKVLPKTMTNGYESWWHVGVAEVSKSQSVQAAYESKVSNLQQARSY